A DNA window from Bos indicus x Bos taurus breed Angus x Brahman F1 hybrid chromosome 16, Bos_hybrid_MaternalHap_v2.0, whole genome shotgun sequence contains the following coding sequences:
- the MFN2 gene encoding mitofusin-2, whose amino-acid sequence MSLLFSRCNSIVTVKKDKRHMAEVNASPLKHFVTAKKKINGIFEQLGAYIQESATFLEETYRNAELDPVTTEEQVLDVKGYLSKVRGISEVLARRHMKVAFFGRTSNGKSTVINAMLWDKVLPSGIGHTTNCFLRVEGTDGHEAFLLTEGSEEKRSVKTVNQLAHALHQDEQLHAGSLVSVMWPNSKCPLLKDDLVLMDSPGIDVTTELDSWIDKFCLDADVFVLVANSESTLMQTEKQFFHKVSERLSRPNIFILNNRWDASASEPEYMEEVRRQHMERCTSFLVDELGVVDRGQAGDRIFFVSAKEVLNARIQKAQGMPEGGGALAEGFQVRMFEFQNFERRFEECISQSAVKTKFEQHTVRAKQIAEAVRLIMDSLHIAAQEQRVYCLETREERQERLRFIDKQLELLAQDYKLRIKQITEEVERQVSTAMAEEIRRLSVLVDEYQMDFHPSPVVLKVYKNELHRHIEEGLGRNMSDRCSTAITSSLQTMQQEMIDGLKPLLPVSVRSQMDMLVPRQCFSLSYDLNCDKLCADFQEDIEFHFSLGWTMLVNRFLGPKNSRRALMGYSDQVQRPMPLTPANPSMPPLPQGSLTQEELMVSMVTGLASLTSRTSMGILVVGGVVWKAVGWRLIALSLGLYGLLYVYERLTWTTKAKERAFKRQFVEYASEKLQLIISYTGSNCSHQVQQELSGTFAHLCQQVDVTRENLEQEIAAMNKKIEVLDSLQSKAKLLRNKAGWLDSELNMFTHQYLQPSR is encoded by the exons ATGTCCCTGCTCTTCTCTCGATGCAACTCCATCGTCACAGTCAAGAAGGATAAGAGACACATGGCTGAAGTGAATGCTTCCCCGCTCAAGCACTTTGTCACCGCCAAGAAGAAGATCAATGGCATTTTTGAGCAGCTGGGGGCCTACATCCAGGAGAGCGCCACCTTCCTGGAAG AAACCTACAGGAATGCAGAACTGGACCCAGTTACGACAGAAGAACAGGTTCTGGACGTCAAAGGTTACCTGTCCAAAGTGAGGGGCATCAGCGAGGTGCTGGCCCGGCGGCACATGAAGGTGGCTTTTTTCGGCCG GACGAGCAACGGGAAGAGCACCGTGATCAATGCCATGCTCTGGGACAAAGTGCTGCCCTCCGGGATCGGCCACACCACCAACTGCTTCCTGCGGGTGGAGGGCACAGATGGCCACGAGGCCTTCCTCCTCACAGAGGGCTCAGAGGAGAAGAGGAGTGTCAAG ACGGTGAACCAGCTGGCTCATGCCCTTCACCAGGACGAACAGCTGCATGCTGGCAGCCTGGTGAGTGTGATGTGGCCCAACTCCAAGTGTCCGCTTCTCAAGGATGACCTGGTGCTGATGGACAG CCCTGGCATCGATGTCACCACAGAGCTAGACAGCTGGATTGACAAGTTTTGCCTGGACGCCGACGTGTTTGTGCTGGTGGCCAACTCGGAGTCCACCCTGATGCAGACG GAAAAGCAATTCTTCCACAAGGTGAGCGAGCGCCTGTCCCGCCCAAACATCTTCATCCTGAACAACCGCTGGGATGCCTCTGCTTCGGAGCCTGAGTACATGGAGGAG GTGCGGCGGCAGCACATGGAGCGCTGCACCAGCTTCCTGGTGGATGAGCTGGGCGTGGTGGATCGGGGCCAGGCTGGAGACCGCATCTTCTTCGTGTCTGCCAAAGAGGTGCTCAACGCTAGGATCCAGAAGGCCCAGGGCATGCCCGAAGGAG GGGGCGCTCTTGCAGAAGGCTTTCAAGTGAGGATGTTTGAGTTTCAGAATTTTGAGAGGAGATTTGAG GAGTGCATCTCCCAGTCGGCTGTGAAGACCAAGTTTGAGCAGCACACGGTCCGGGCCAAGCAGATCGCGGAGGCCGTCCGCCTCATCATGGACTCTCTGCACATTGCAGCACAGGAGCAGCG GGTCTACTGCCTGGAGACACGTGAAGAGCGACAGGAGCGGCTGAGGTTTATTGACAAGCAGCTGGAGCTCTTGGCGCAAGACTACAAACTGAGAATTAAGCAGATTACAGAGGAAGTCGAGAGGCAG GTGTCAACTGCAATGGCCGAGGAGATCCGGCGCCTCTCTGTGTTGGTGGACGAGTACCAGATGGACTTCCACCCTTCCCCCGTGGTCCTCAAGGTTTACAAGAAT GAGCTGCACCGCCACATAGAGGAAGGACTGGGCCGAAACATGTCAGACCGCTGCTCCACggccatcaccagctccctgcAGACCATGCAGCAGGAGATGATTG ACGGCTTGAAACCCCTCCTTCCTGTGTCTGTGCGGAGTCAGATGGACATGCTGGTCCCTCGGCAGTGTTTCTCCCTCAGCTACGACCTCAACTGTGACAAGCTATGTGCCGACTTTCAGGAGGACATTGAATTTCACTTTTCCCTTGGGTGGACCATGCTGGTGAACCGGTTCCTGGGCCCCAAGAACAGCCGCCGGgccttgatgggctacagtgacCAG GTGCAGCGGCCCATGCCCCTGACCCCAGCCAACCCCAGCATGCCCCCACTGCCCCAGGGCTCCCTCACCCAAGAGGAGCTCATGGTTTCCATGGTAACTGGCCTCGCCTCTCTGACGTCCAGGACCTCCATGGGCATTCTCGTTGTTGGAGGAGTG GTGTGGAAGGCCGTGGGCTGGCGACTCATTGCCCTCTCCCTTGGCCTCTATGGCCTCCTCTATGTCTACGAGCGTCTGACCTGGACCACCAAGGCCAAAGAGAGGGCCTTTAAGCGCCAGTTTGTGGAGTACGCCAGTGAGAAGCTGCAGCTCATCATCAGCTACACCGGCTCCAACTGCAGCCACCAGGTCCAGCA GGAACTGTCCGGGACTTTTGCTCATTTGTGTCAGCAAGTTGACGTCACCCGGGAGAACCTGGAGCAGGAAATCGCCGCCATGAATAAGAAAATCGAGGTTCTTGATTCACTTCAGAGCAAAGCCAAACTGCTCAG GAATAAAGCCGGCTGGTTGGACAGCGAACTCAACATGTTCACCCACCAGTACCTGCAGCCCAGCAGATAG